CTATGTAATTTACTCGGTACTTGGGTTGAGGAAGGAAAAGTGCCGAAAGATATACCATTATTAAAACAATATGTATACAATATTTGCTATGGCAATGCAAAGCGCTATTTCGGCTTGAATGAATAAACAATAATTACTTTGAAACGAGGGAACAACATGTCAAAACAACAAATCGGAGTCATCGGTTTAGCGGTTATGGGTAAAAACTTGGCAATGAATATTGAAAGCAGAGGTTATTCAGTTTCAGTATATAACCGTACGACATCCAGAACCGAGGAATTTTTGGAGAATGAAGCAAAAGGGAAAAACTTTTTTGGTGCAAAAAGCATTGAGGAGTTCGTTAATTCTTTAGAAGTTCCGCGTAAAATTATGTTAATGGTTCAAGCTGGACCTGCTACTGATGCAACGATTGCATCTCTACAGCCATACCTTGAAAAAGGCGATATTTTAATCGACGGTGGAAACACATTATTCGAAGATACGAACCGTCGTAATAAAGAACTTGAAAAAACAGGCATTCACTTTATCGGGACAGGCGTTTCCGGTGGAGAAGAGGGTGCGCTGAATGGTCCTTCACTTATGCCTGGCGGACAAAAAGAAGCGTATGACTTAGTTGCGCCTATTTTTGAAGCGATTGCTGCAAAAGTTGACGGCGATTCATGCAGTACGTATATCGGTCCAGAAGGTGCGGGGCATTATGTGAAAATGGTGCATAACGGCATTGAATACGGAGATATGCAACTGATTGGTGAGTCATACTTTATTCTAAAGCACGTACTAGGTCTAGATGCACAAGAACTCCATGAAGTATTTACTGAGTGGAATAAAGGCGAATTAGACAGTTACTTAATCGAAATTACATCTGAAATATTCACAAAAGTAGACGATGAAACTGGCCAACCATTAGTTGAAGTCATTTTAGATAAAGCAGGTCAAAAAGGAACGGGTGCATGGACAAGTAAAAATGCATTAGATATCGGTGTTCCACTTCCACTTATTACAGAATCTGTCTTCGCTCGTACAATTTCATCGATGAAAGATGAGCGTGTCCGTGCAAGTAAATTATTAGTTGCACCTGAAGTACCAAAGTACGAAGGCGATCGTGAAGAGCTGATTGAAGCTGTTCGAAAAGCATTATTTATGAGTAAAATTTGTTCATACGCACAAGGATTTGCGCAAATGCGTGCACATTCAGAAGAAAACAACTGGAATTTAAATTACGGTGAAATCGCAATGATTTGGCGCGGTGGCTGTATTATCCGTGCACAATTCTTACAAAACATTAAAGATGCATATGACCGTAATCCAGAACTTGAAAACTTATTATTAGATCCTTATTTCAAGGATATTGTTGGAGAGTACCAATCAGCATTACGTAAAGTTGTATCTGTCGCGGTACAACAAGGAATTGCAGTGCCATGTTTCTCAAGTGCGATTGCTTATTACGACAGCTATCGTTCTGAAAACTTATCCGCAAACCTTATTCAAGCACAGCGCGACTATTTCGGCGCGCACACATATGAGCGTAAAGATAAAGAAGGTACATTCCATACGAATTGGTTCTAATCGAAAAAGGTCGTCCATCGCCGGACGACCTTTTTTTCTCTACTTTATGTCAATGAATTGCGAATCCATCCTTCTTATGTGACGTTGCCACTAGCGGAGCATCAAGTGTTAACACAACTTCCGACACTTCTAGAAAACGTTGAATGCCAAGTGCACAAGCACCCAGCGAACAAGACTTATAGCCAAGTCCAGAAAGCACAAGGGAGCCATATTGACTCATCGTTGAATGGAAATTGCGCTTAATCTTCTCGATTGCATTTGGGTACATTTTTAATACACGACTCGTTAATACAACTGTTTCAGGATTGTACAAATTAATAATGTTATTCAATCCTGTGGAAAGGTCAACGATATACTCCTCGAGGATTGCCATCGTATCAGAATCTTTTTGTTCAATTAATTGTTCAAGTTCATCATATGTTAGATAATCTACTTGCATGTGCTTCATCAATTTAATAAACAAACTTTTTTCTGATGAATATAATTCCCAACATCCACGATTCCCGCAATTACATAATTCACCATTTTGTTTAATAATCATATGGCCCATTTCACCGGAAAATCCGTGAAAGCCAGTTTGCAAATTCCCGTCTACCATTAAACCTACGCCAATCCCTGAGGAAAGCATAATACAAAGTAAGTTGTCGCTATCGTGGTATGCATACACACGCTCGGCATAGGCTGATAAATTGGCATTGTTTTGAATCGAAATGTCAATTTCCAGTACATTTTCTAAGTCTTCTTTTAACGATTTATTTTCCCATTGATAGGCAGGTACAAAGTGAATCTTTTCGTCATTACTTACAGTTCCGTGCACACCAATAATGGCGCTAATTAATCCGTATTCACTCGAAGCCCATTCGGATTGATAGTGTTGAATATCCTGAATGAGCATCGCAACAATCTCATCATAATCGACAGTATCCAACTTAACGGATTTGTAGTGGACAGGTTGCCCGCCTAAATCGGTAACGATATATTGAATTTGCTTGTAATCTAAGTCGACTCCTAACACGTACCCGGCTTTTCGGTTGATAGAAAGCATAATGGGTCTTCTACCAACAGTGTTGTGCTCTTGCTGCGATTCAAAAATTAAATGTTCATTTAATAAATCCGCAACTTGGACAGAAACCGTTGCTTTATTAAGTCCAGTTATTTTAGAGAGATCTGCCCTTGAAACCGATTGTTCTTCGATAATTTTTCTTAATATTAATCCTCTGTTTATTTTTTTTATGTATGCGCCGTCGCCTGTAATCATATAAATCCCCCTGATTCTACATCAATTGTTTATCGCACCAATTAATTAGTTGAACATAGCCTCTCTTAGTTAAACTTAGTTTACCTTTGTTAAACTGAGTTTACCTTTGTTGGTTTAGGATATTTAAATCTGTATACTTATTTCTAGTATAGCAAAGAAAGGCGCGTTAAAAATGAAAGTTCTCTATTTCGACTGTTTTTCAGGCATTAGCGGTGACATGGTAATAGGAGCGTTAATTGATGCCGGTGGCGACATCGTTCATTTAGAAAATGAATTAAAGAAACTAAAGATGGAAGATGAATATGAGTTGAAGGTTGCCAAAGTTGTAAAAAATGGCATCACAAGTACAAAGTTCGATGTTTTATTAACGGATGGAAATCACCATGACCATCATCATCGTTCCTATAAGCATATTGTCGAGATGATTCAAAAGGCTAAGTTTTCGGAGCGTGCAGAGAAAATTGCATTGAAAATTTTCGAGAAGATAGGTGTTGCTGAAGGTAAGATTCACGGTGTTCCACTTGAGGACGTCCATTTTCATGAAGTAGGCGCGGTTGATTCAATCATTGACATTGTCGGCGCGGCGATTTTATTGGACTTATTAAATCCCGACAGTATCCAATCATCTTCGGTTCCAGTCGGTTCCGGCAAGATTCGTATTGAACATGGAATTTATCCAGTTCCGGCACCAGCAACATTAGAAATCTTACGTGGTGTGCCCATTGCTGCGAGCGATGTAAAAGGAGAGCTCGCAACCCCAACAGGCGCGGCGATTGTTGCTGCATTAGCGAATAGTTTTGGGACGATGCCGAGTATGACGGTCGAACAAATTGGTTACGGGGCGGGGACAAAAACATTTTCAAGCCATCCGAATATTTTAAGGGTAATGATTGGTGAAAAGTTGTAAAAAAGTAAATTAAATATTCACGACCACTTTAAGTGCCTTTATTACAAGGTTTAGTCAATTATTTCGTAATCCAATAACGGTCAATATATAGTTTGGGCAATTATGAAATTGCCCCTGTTAGTAAATAAAAGGTTGTTTAAAAATGGAATCTTCAGTTTTTAAACAACCTTTTTGTGAAGAAAATAAGAACAAAAAAACCTTGAAAATAAAAGCGCCTGCATCTATAATAAATTTTAATTAGTTTGTTTATCGGCTAAATTAATTCGAGTGAAATTTTTATGAAAGCGGTAGCATATCAGGAGAATTTACGGTGCATAATATTTAGTTAAGGAGAGGTTCATGTGAATAAAAAGTTTATCTCATTGCTATTAAGCGTTTTCATAGCAACAATTATGTTAGCAGCATGTGGAGCTTCTGGATCTTCAGATAAAGCAATTGTATTACGTTTGGCTGACAATCACCCCGAAGACTATCCAACAGTGATTGGCGATAAGAAATTTGCTGAGTTAGTTGAAGAAAAAACAGAAGGTCGTTATAAAATTGACGTTTATGCTGGAGGGCAGCTAGGAAGTGAGAAAAGCATTGTAGAATTACTTCAACTCGGTGCAATCGATTTAACGCGAGTGAATACAATGCCGCTGACAGAATTCTCCAAAGACGTTGGTGTTTTATCTTTACCTTATCTTTTTGAAGACGAGGATTCGAAATGGGAACATTTAAATGGAGAATTAGGAAGAGAGCTACTTGATACTTTTGAAGGTACGAATTTAATTGGTCTTGCTTTTTATGACTCGGGTGAGCGAAGTATTTATAATTCCAAAAAACCAATTGAAACGCCGGCAGATTTAAAAGGATTAAAAATTCGGGTGCAACCATCGGAACTAGCGATTGATGTCTTTAAATCTTTTGGCGCTTCAGCAACACCAATGGCATACAGTGAAGTGTATTCGGCCATTCAAACAGGAGTTATAGATGGCGGAGAGAATAACTGGCCAAGTTATTACACATCCAATCATTATGAAGTGGCAGGATATTTTACTGAAAATAACTATTCTGGACCGCCTGAAATTTTACTAGGTTCACAAAAGTTATGGGATCGGTTAAGTGAAGAAGATAGGGAAATATTTAGAGAAGCAGCATTAGAATCTGTAGCTGTACAGCGTGAGGCATGGGCTGAATTAACTGAGAAATCTAGAGAAGCCGTGATTGAAAGAGGAAATGAAGTAATTGAAATAAAAGACTTTACACCTTGGAGAGAAGCTGTTGAGCCGGTATATGAAAAATATGGCGGACCCTATAAAAAATGGATTGATAAAATTCAAAGTAGTAAGTAAGAATGATGATGTTTTCGTCTATTTTAAATTCGGTGAAAATGACAGTTTTTTTGGACAAAGGGGGAAATACTTATGAAAGCGATTAAGTGGATCAAAAATATTTTAGATCGTCTGCTTGTAGGCGTATCTATGACGGCTTTACTGGCGATGATTTTAATCATTATATATCAAGTTTTTTCAAGACAACTATTCCAACATACGCCGTCTTGGGCAGAAGAACTTTCCATTATTCTTTTTGTGTGGACGAGCTTTTTAGGAATTGCTTATGGGTTTAAAGCAAGACTTCATATTGGGGTCAGTTTTTTAGTTGATATGTTTCCAACTAAATTGCAGGATGCAATGGATTTTCTAGCAAAGATATTAATTATTATCTTCGGTATTGTTTTAGTCGTTTATGGATGGAAATTTACAGTTATAATGGGCGGTTCAACTCTTGCTGGAACAGGTCTTCAATCTAGTTATTTATATGCGGCTATTCCTGTTACGGGCATATTCGTGTTACTATACGGAATTGAATTGCTGTTTTCTAAAGGGTTACACCAAGAATATAACGATGAGATTGATGTTGATGCACTAGATGCAGTCGAAGATAGGAGGGCTTAAAGAATGGCAATATTAATACTACTAGGTGTTTTTATTTTACTCTTATTATTAAGGGTTCCAATTGCGCTTACTTTGGCTATATCTTCAATTGCAACTGGCGTTTATTTGCATATTGATTTAGCGGCGATTATGCAACGTATGGTTAGTGGCGTTAACTCTTTTTCATTAATTGCAATTCCGTTCTTTATATTAGCCGGAGAAATTATGAATGAAGGTGGAATCTCCCGCCGCTTAATTAATCTTGCGAACGTAATTATTGGAAGAATTAGAGGTGGATTAGCGCTCGTAAACGTTATTACAAGTACCTTGTTTGGCGGGATATCCGGTTCTGCTTTGGCAGACGTATCCTCTTTGGGATCGGTGTTAATTCCAATGATGAGAAAGCAAGGGTACGATAATGATTATGCGGTAAGTGTTACTACAGCATCCGCTACACAAGGTGTTATCATTCCCCCTAGTCATAATATGATTATTTACTCAACCGCAGCGGGTGGGGTATCTGTTGGGGCCTTGTTTATGGGTGGATTAATACCGGGATTATTACTTGGATTTGCATTATTAGTGCTAACTTATATCATTGCAGTGAAAAGAAATTATCCTAAAGGCGAACCAATTAAAAAAGAAGAAGTTCCTAAAATTGTACGAGAAGGCTTATTAGGGCTACTGACAGCCGTCATTATTATGGGCGGAATCATTAGCGGCTTTTTCACGGCTACTGAATCAGCGGCTATAGGTGCACTTTACGCGTTCATTATCACGTTCTTTGTGTATAAAGATATTCCGCTTAGCCGTTTCAAAGTAATCTTATATCGTGCATTTAGAACACTTTCAATGGTTATGTTTTTAATTGCAGCTTCTTCAGCTTTTGGTTGGATGTTGGCGTTATTAAAGGTTCCAGCAATGGCAACAGACTTTATTTTAACCATTTCACCAAACGACATTACGACGTTGCTTTTAATTAATTTAATCTTATTGTTACTGGGCATGGTGATGGATATGGCCCCACTTATATTAATTGCAACACCAGTTTTATTGCCTATTGCGATAGAGATTGGAATGGACCCAGTTCATTTTGGAGTTGTATTAGTCCTTAACTTAGCAATTGGTTTGGTTACACCGCCAGTAGGTTCTGTGTTATTTGTCGGAGCAGCAATCGGACGAATACCTATTGAAAGGGCTGCAAGGTCCATGTTACCGTTCTATGGCGTATTAATATTCGTGTTGTTATTAATTTCATTTGTCCCAAGTATTGTCATGTA
This window of the Sporosarcina pasteurii genome carries:
- a CDS encoding TRAP transporter large permease; the protein is MAILILLGVFILLLLLRVPIALTLAISSIATGVYLHIDLAAIMQRMVSGVNSFSLIAIPFFILAGEIMNEGGISRRLINLANVIIGRIRGGLALVNVITSTLFGGISGSALADVSSLGSVLIPMMRKQGYDNDYAVSVTTASATQGVIIPPSHNMIIYSTAAGGVSVGALFMGGLIPGLLLGFALLVLTYIIAVKRNYPKGEPIKKEEVPKIVREGLLGLLTAVIIMGGIISGFFTATESAAIGALYAFIITFFVYKDIPLSRFKVILYRAFRTLSMVMFLIAASSAFGWMLALLKVPAMATDFILTISPNDITTLLLINLILLLLGMVMDMAPLILIATPVLLPIAIEIGMDPVHFGVVLVLNLAIGLVTPPVGSVLFVGAAIGRIPIERAARSMLPFYGVLIFVLLLISFVPSIVMYLPQLLAK
- a CDS encoding TRAP transporter substrate-binding protein; its protein translation is MNKKFISLLLSVFIATIMLAACGASGSSDKAIVLRLADNHPEDYPTVIGDKKFAELVEEKTEGRYKIDVYAGGQLGSEKSIVELLQLGAIDLTRVNTMPLTEFSKDVGVLSLPYLFEDEDSKWEHLNGELGRELLDTFEGTNLIGLAFYDSGERSIYNSKKPIETPADLKGLKIRVQPSELAIDVFKSFGASATPMAYSEVYSAIQTGVIDGGENNWPSYYTSNHYEVAGYFTENNYSGPPEILLGSQKLWDRLSEEDREIFREAALESVAVQREAWAELTEKSREAVIERGNEVIEIKDFTPWREAVEPVYEKYGGPYKKWIDKIQSSK
- a CDS encoding ROK family transcriptional regulator, encoding MITGDGAYIKKINRGLILRKIIEEQSVSRADLSKITGLNKATVSVQVADLLNEHLIFESQQEHNTVGRRPIMLSINRKAGYVLGVDLDYKQIQYIVTDLGGQPVHYKSVKLDTVDYDEIVAMLIQDIQHYQSEWASSEYGLISAIIGVHGTVSNDEKIHFVPAYQWENKSLKEDLENVLEIDISIQNNANLSAYAERVYAYHDSDNLLCIMLSSGIGVGLMVDGNLQTGFHGFSGEMGHMIIKQNGELCNCGNRGCWELYSSEKSLFIKLMKHMQVDYLTYDELEQLIEQKDSDTMAILEEYIVDLSTGLNNIINLYNPETVVLTSRVLKMYPNAIEKIKRNFHSTMSQYGSLVLSGLGYKSCSLGACALGIQRFLEVSEVVLTLDAPLVATSHKKDGFAIH
- the larC gene encoding nickel pincer cofactor biosynthesis protein LarC gives rise to the protein MKVLYFDCFSGISGDMVIGALIDAGGDIVHLENELKKLKMEDEYELKVAKVVKNGITSTKFDVLLTDGNHHDHHHRSYKHIVEMIQKAKFSERAEKIALKIFEKIGVAEGKIHGVPLEDVHFHEVGAVDSIIDIVGAAILLDLLNPDSIQSSSVPVGSGKIRIEHGIYPVPAPATLEILRGVPIAASDVKGELATPTGAAIVAALANSFGTMPSMTVEQIGYGAGTKTFSSHPNILRVMIGEKL
- the gndA gene encoding NADP-dependent phosphogluconate dehydrogenase, translated to MSKQQIGVIGLAVMGKNLAMNIESRGYSVSVYNRTTSRTEEFLENEAKGKNFFGAKSIEEFVNSLEVPRKIMLMVQAGPATDATIASLQPYLEKGDILIDGGNTLFEDTNRRNKELEKTGIHFIGTGVSGGEEGALNGPSLMPGGQKEAYDLVAPIFEAIAAKVDGDSCSTYIGPEGAGHYVKMVHNGIEYGDMQLIGESYFILKHVLGLDAQELHEVFTEWNKGELDSYLIEITSEIFTKVDDETGQPLVEVILDKAGQKGTGAWTSKNALDIGVPLPLITESVFARTISSMKDERVRASKLLVAPEVPKYEGDREELIEAVRKALFMSKICSYAQGFAQMRAHSEENNWNLNYGEIAMIWRGGCIIRAQFLQNIKDAYDRNPELENLLLDPYFKDIVGEYQSALRKVVSVAVQQGIAVPCFSSAIAYYDSYRSENLSANLIQAQRDYFGAHTYERKDKEGTFHTNWF
- a CDS encoding TRAP transporter small permease: MKAIKWIKNILDRLLVGVSMTALLAMILIIIYQVFSRQLFQHTPSWAEELSIILFVWTSFLGIAYGFKARLHIGVSFLVDMFPTKLQDAMDFLAKILIIIFGIVLVVYGWKFTVIMGGSTLAGTGLQSSYLYAAIPVTGIFVLLYGIELLFSKGLHQEYNDEIDVDALDAVEDRRA